In Streptomyces showdoensis, the following proteins share a genomic window:
- a CDS encoding hemerythrin domain-containing protein, with the protein MSLRPEPTDRLAAFGNQLVDVHLYLREELARLRADVAAHLASGGERPRELRSHCLAFCSALTRHHTAEDEGVFPTLARSHPELRPVLDELSRDHEQVTEILRAVQKLVDGLGTGPEPDPAEVRRISGELDGLVALVESHFTYEERKLVAALNGLDGSAGPLPAGFEDFALRGLRDPTER; encoded by the coding sequence ATGTCCCTCCGTCCCGAACCGACCGACCGCCTCGCGGCGTTCGGCAACCAACTCGTCGACGTCCACCTCTACCTCCGCGAGGAGCTGGCCCGCCTGCGCGCGGACGTGGCCGCCCATCTCGCCTCCGGCGGGGAGCGCCCGCGCGAACTGCGGTCCCACTGCCTCGCGTTCTGCTCCGCCCTCACCCGGCACCACACCGCCGAGGACGAGGGCGTCTTCCCCACCCTCGCCCGGAGCCACCCCGAGCTGCGGCCCGTGCTCGACGAGCTGTCCCGGGACCACGAACAGGTGACGGAGATCCTGCGGGCCGTGCAGAAGCTGGTCGACGGACTCGGCACCGGCCCCGAGCCGGACCCCGCCGAGGTCCGCCGGATCAGCGGGGAGCTGGACGGCCTCGTCGCCCTGGTCGAGTCCCACTTCACGTACGAGGAACGCAAGCTCGTCGCCGCCCTGAACGGGCTCGACGGGTCCGCCGGCCCGCTGCCCGCCGGCTTCGAGGACTTCGCGCTGCGTGGCCTGCGGGATCCCACGGAGCGGTGA
- a CDS encoding TMEM165/GDT1 family protein — protein sequence MHLDPLAIITAFGLIFLAELPDKTMFASLAMGTRMRPLYVWFGTSTAFIVHVAIAVGAGSLLGLLPDWSVKLVSALMFGFGAFMLLRGGGDEDEDDTGGKTVTGFWPVYSTAFMAVFISEWGDLTQITTANLAATNGTWSTAIGSAAALMSVSALALVAGRFIAKRVPLKTVQRIGGVCMAALAIWSLVEIFTG from the coding sequence ATGCACCTCGACCCCTTGGCGATCATCACCGCCTTCGGGCTGATCTTCCTCGCCGAGCTTCCCGACAAGACGATGTTCGCGTCCCTCGCCATGGGCACGCGCATGCGTCCGCTGTACGTGTGGTTCGGCACCTCGACCGCGTTCATCGTCCATGTGGCCATCGCCGTGGGCGCGGGCAGCCTGCTCGGACTCCTCCCCGACTGGAGCGTCAAGCTCGTCTCGGCCCTGATGTTCGGCTTCGGCGCCTTCATGCTGCTGCGCGGCGGGGGCGACGAGGACGAGGACGACACCGGCGGCAAGACCGTGACCGGCTTCTGGCCCGTCTACTCGACCGCCTTCATGGCCGTCTTCATCAGCGAGTGGGGCGACCTGACCCAGATCACCACGGCCAACCTCGCCGCCACCAACGGCACCTGGTCGACGGCGATCGGCTCCGCGGCAGCCCTGATGAGCGTGTCCGCGCTCGCGCTCGTCGCGGGCCGCTTCATCGCGAAGCGCGTCCCGCTCAAGACCGTGCAGCGGATCGGCGGCGTCTGCATGGCCGCGCTGGCGATCTGGTCGCTCGTGGAGATCTTCACGGGCTGA
- a CDS encoding TetR/AcrR family transcriptional regulator, translating to MPAESAEPAESTEPAESAESAESAEFDDSADSTPSPASVAPPSSPETGLRDRLVRVGVELVDAEGAQALSLREIARRAGVSHGAPRRHFPTHLDLLSAIAREGFRELGARTARAEAEAEAEGGTEGERAARARIEVLARAYLDFARTRSGMYELMFRHDLLESGRLGLRDTSLPLFAGFVALVAEARPDADPATAAGALWANLHGIAQLWRWGSLRLATGAEDVEPLLAATLRAHLGPAGGAR from the coding sequence ATGCCCGCAGAATCCGCAGAGCCAGCAGAATCCACAGAGCCCGCAGAATCCGCAGAGTCGGCGGAGTCGGCAGAGTTCGACGACTCGGCCGACTCCACTCCGTCTCCCGCCTCCGTCGCCCCGCCGTCCTCGCCCGAGACCGGGCTGCGCGACCGCCTGGTCCGGGTCGGCGTCGAGCTCGTCGACGCGGAGGGCGCCCAGGCCCTGTCGCTGCGCGAGATCGCCCGCCGGGCGGGGGTCTCGCACGGTGCGCCCCGTCGCCACTTCCCGACCCACCTGGACCTGCTCTCGGCCATCGCCCGCGAGGGCTTCCGCGAACTCGGCGCCCGCACGGCACGGGCGGAGGCGGAGGCGGAGGCGGAGGGGGGCACGGAGGGGGAGCGAGCGGCCCGCGCGCGGATCGAGGTCCTCGCCCGCGCCTACCTCGACTTCGCGCGGACCCGCAGCGGGATGTACGAACTGATGTTCCGCCACGATCTCCTGGAGAGCGGCCGGCTCGGCCTGCGCGACACCAGCCTCCCGCTCTTCGCCGGCTTCGTCGCCCTCGTCGCCGAGGCCCGCCCCGATGCCGACCCCGCCACCGCCGCCGGCGCGCTCTGGGCCAACCTGCACGGCATCGCCCAGCTCTGGCGCTGGGGCAGCCTGCGCCTCGCCACCGGTGCGGAGGACGTGGAACCGCTCCTCGCCGCCACGCTCCGGGCGCACCTGGGCCCGGCCGGGGGCGCCCGATGA
- a CDS encoding MFS transporter, with product MSRTAVAVPPVTATRHRVIALTCSVVGAAVVALDGTVLTVAQPVLQRDLGAGLGEVQWTSTGYLVAVASLLVFAGRLGDRYGHRRVFAVGCLGFAAASAGIAAAPGIGTVIALRVVQGIAGALLQPATLGMLRAAYPPDRLGMPVALRTSAIGLAAATGPLLGGALVGAYGWRAVFLIGVAPTAALALLCLAVPERREAPPAAGAPGRPGPGALDLPGAALLGLALACLVHGLVTGTPVALAAAALAALLLVRHERRAPHPLLPPALLRPGPVTAGLGTLLALSAAFSGTLFAATYLFQDTLGLDPLDTALRMVPLAALLVLGAPVSALLHRRFGARATATGGALLTALGVLLLGLPGAAERALSAGGCAALIGAGFGAVMVTATSVVVHRAPPEHAGVAGGLQQTAMNTGPVLGVVLASLLLASGTALPALAAVAVLAVPAALALPGPRRDADTPPAT from the coding sequence ATGAGCCGCACCGCCGTCGCCGTCCCGCCCGTCACCGCGACCCGGCACCGGGTCATCGCCCTGACCTGCAGCGTCGTCGGAGCCGCCGTCGTCGCCCTCGACGGGACCGTGCTGACCGTCGCCCAGCCCGTCCTCCAGCGCGACCTCGGCGCCGGCCTCGGAGAGGTGCAGTGGACCAGCACCGGCTACCTCGTGGCCGTCGCCAGTCTGCTGGTGTTCGCCGGCCGGCTCGGCGACCGGTACGGGCACCGCCGGGTCTTCGCGGTGGGCTGCCTCGGCTTCGCCGCGGCCTCCGCCGGGATAGCCGCCGCCCCCGGGATCGGCACGGTGATCGCCCTCCGGGTCGTCCAGGGGATCGCCGGCGCCCTGCTTCAGCCCGCCACGCTCGGCATGCTGCGGGCCGCCTATCCGCCCGACCGCCTGGGCATGCCGGTCGCCCTGCGCACCAGCGCCATCGGTCTCGCCGCCGCGACCGGGCCGCTCCTCGGCGGCGCGCTGGTCGGCGCGTACGGCTGGCGTGCCGTCTTCCTGATCGGCGTGGCCCCCACGGCGGCGCTCGCCCTCCTCTGCCTGGCCGTACCCGAACGGCGCGAGGCCCCGCCGGCCGCCGGTGCCCCCGGCCGCCCCGGACCAGGAGCCCTGGACCTCCCCGGCGCCGCCCTCCTCGGCCTCGCCCTCGCCTGCCTGGTCCACGGGCTCGTCACCGGCACCCCGGTCGCCCTCGCCGCCGCCGCGCTCGCCGCCCTCCTCCTCGTACGCCACGAACGGCGCGCCCCGCACCCCCTGCTGCCGCCGGCCCTGCTGCGGCCCGGGCCCGTCACCGCCGGGCTCGGGACGCTGCTCGCCTTGTCCGCCGCGTTCTCCGGCACCCTCTTCGCCGCCACCTACCTCTTCCAGGACACCCTCGGCCTCGACCCGCTGGACACCGCCCTGCGGATGGTCCCGCTCGCCGCGCTCCTGGTGCTGGGGGCCCCGGTCAGCGCCCTGCTCCACCGCCGCTTCGGGGCCAGGGCCACGGCCACCGGGGGAGCCCTGCTCACCGCGCTCGGCGTGCTGCTGCTCGGCCTGCCGGGCGCGGCGGAACGGGCCCTGTCCGCCGGGGGCTGCGCGGCCCTGATCGGGGCCGGATTCGGGGCCGTGATGGTGACCGCGACCTCCGTCGTCGTGCACCGGGCGCCGCCCGAGCACGCCGGGGTGGCCGGCGGGCTCCAGCAGACCGCGATGAACACGGGACCCGTCCTCGGCGTCGTCCTCGCCTCGCTGCTGCTCGCCTCCGGCACCGCCCTGCCCGCGCTCGCCGCCGTCGCCGTCCTCGCCGTACCCGCCGCGCTCGCGCTGCCCGGACCGCGCCGGGACGCTGACACGCCACCGGCGACGTAA
- a CDS encoding PP2C family protein-serine/threonine phosphatase has translation MPTGGHRLTTPKGTRTQFTIGLALPLLALALVVVVDLVTSQGQHFDRLLVIGPALAAVTWNVRGTVAIGLLAMVLRLALALAQGDPAQDILAAEAVLAAVIAAAVWVSRVRARYEQDMREVTAVAEVVQRVLLRPLAPRLGRVELHLLYLAAAAKARIGGDFYEAVRVPGAVRVMLGDVQGKGLGAVESASVLLGSYRGAVTDAPDLPALADRLEEGLERYGTWDPESDVTERFATVLLLELPDDEDVVRLLSLGHPAPLLQHGGRVRPVELTDPSLPVNLAGLCTSRHRVEQAPFGPGDRLLLFTDGVSETRDKAGVFYPLEDRLRGWADVPADRVLPLLQDDLAAYGADGLDDDVAALLLVRPPEPAAGPPAAGAAAQG, from the coding sequence ATGCCCACAGGTGGTCACCGTCTCACCACGCCCAAGGGGACGCGCACCCAGTTCACCATCGGTCTCGCGCTGCCCCTGCTGGCCCTCGCGCTCGTGGTGGTCGTCGACCTCGTCACCTCGCAGGGGCAGCACTTCGACCGGCTGCTCGTCATCGGCCCCGCGCTCGCCGCCGTCACCTGGAACGTGCGCGGGACCGTCGCCATCGGCCTGCTCGCGATGGTGCTGCGGCTGGCCCTCGCCCTGGCGCAGGGCGATCCCGCGCAGGACATCCTCGCGGCCGAGGCCGTGCTGGCCGCCGTCATCGCCGCCGCCGTCTGGGTCAGCCGGGTCCGCGCCCGCTACGAGCAGGACATGCGGGAGGTCACGGCCGTCGCCGAGGTCGTCCAGCGGGTGCTGCTGCGCCCGCTGGCCCCCCGGCTCGGCCGGGTCGAACTGCACCTGCTGTACCTCGCCGCCGCCGCGAAGGCCCGGATCGGCGGCGACTTCTACGAGGCGGTACGGGTCCCCGGCGCCGTCCGCGTCATGCTCGGCGACGTCCAGGGCAAGGGCCTCGGTGCCGTGGAGAGCGCCTCCGTGCTGCTCGGCTCCTACCGCGGCGCCGTCACCGACGCGCCCGACCTCCCGGCCCTCGCCGACCGGCTCGAAGAGGGCCTGGAGCGGTACGGCACCTGGGACCCCGAATCCGACGTCACCGAGCGCTTCGCCACCGTCCTGCTCCTCGAACTCCCCGACGACGAGGACGTCGTCCGCCTGCTGAGCCTCGGCCACCCGGCCCCGCTCCTCCAGCACGGGGGACGGGTGCGGCCCGTCGAGCTGACCGACCCGTCGTTGCCCGTCAACCTGGCCGGGCTGTGCACCTCCCGGCACCGCGTGGAGCAGGCGCCGTTCGGACCGGGGGACCGGCTGCTGCTGTTCACCGACGGGGTCAGCGAGACCCGGGACAAGGCGGGCGTGTTCTACCCGCTGGAGGACCGGCTCCGCGGCTGGGCGGACGTGCCGGCCGACCGGGTCCTGCCGCTGCTCCAGGACGACCTCGCCGCCTACGGCGCGGACGGCCTCGACGACGACGTGGCCGCGCTGCTCCTCGTCCGGCCGCCGGAACCGGCCGCCGGGCCCCCCGCGGCCGGCGCGGCGGCGCAGGGGTAG
- a CDS encoding heavy-metal-associated domain-containing protein — translation MSAFSTTYKVSGVNSGHCKAIVSEALRGLDGVDTVSVEISTGLVTVNTSAEPDDALISTTIDDAGYDFHGRA, via the coding sequence ATGTCCGCTTTCTCCACCACGTACAAGGTTTCCGGTGTCAACAGCGGTCACTGCAAGGCGATCGTCTCCGAGGCCCTGCGCGGACTGGACGGCGTCGACACCGTGAGCGTGGAGATCTCCACCGGCCTGGTCACCGTCAACACCAGCGCCGAGCCGGATGACGCGCTGATCTCCACGACCATCGACGACGCGGGCTACGACTTCCACGGCCGCGCCTGA
- a CDS encoding NtaA/DmoA family FMN-dependent monooxygenase (This protein belongs to a clade of FMN-dependent monooxygenases, within a broader family of flavin-dependent oxidoreductases, the luciferase-like monooxygenase (LMM) family, some of whose members use coenzyme F420 rather than FMN.) — protein MTGTDPHDVPRPDARLHFGVFFQGVNHWTIWSDPASGSQIDPASFRKVAQTAERGLFDAFFLGDGLRLRETDGHIHDLDVAGRPDSLAQLAALAAVTHRIGLVSTSNTTFNEPGDLAHRLASLDLLSGGRAGWNVVTTDNAWTGANFRRGGFLDHADRYTRAEEFLKVARAIWDGWAEGAVTDSVEARSWSVPGTIGRVRAAGAQFDVDLVPALPRSAQGHPVIFQAGDSPDGRDFAARNADVIFSAHGRDFDDALGFAEDIRRRLRAAGRPEDALRILPATEIVIGATEKEAEEKARWVRLEQVTPATALAVASRLWNLDLSERDADGPLPAEDPVVEENTGAFGSARIADPRGVVAEWRARAEANGWSLRETVIELGPQRGHVGTAAGLAEKFARWVRHGALDGFNISPYLIPDGLDDIVDLLVPELQERGAYRTAYTGTTLREHLELPPLA, from the coding sequence ATGACCGGCACCGACCCGCACGACGTCCCCCGTCCCGACGCCCGGCTGCACTTCGGCGTCTTCTTCCAGGGCGTCAACCACTGGACCATCTGGTCCGACCCCGCCAGCGGCTCCCAGATCGACCCGGCCTCCTTCCGGAAGGTCGCCCAGACCGCCGAACGCGGCCTGTTCGACGCCTTCTTCCTCGGCGACGGGCTGCGGCTGCGCGAGACCGACGGGCACATCCACGACCTGGACGTCGCCGGGCGGCCCGACTCCCTCGCCCAGCTCGCCGCGCTCGCGGCCGTCACCCACCGGATCGGCCTGGTCTCCACCTCCAACACGACCTTCAACGAGCCGGGCGACCTGGCCCACCGGCTCGCGAGCCTCGACCTGCTCTCCGGGGGCCGCGCCGGCTGGAACGTCGTGACCACGGACAACGCCTGGACCGGCGCCAACTTCCGGCGCGGCGGCTTCCTCGACCACGCCGACCGGTACACGCGCGCCGAGGAGTTCCTCAAGGTTGCCCGCGCGATCTGGGACGGCTGGGCGGAGGGCGCCGTCACCGACTCGGTCGAGGCCCGCAGCTGGTCGGTGCCGGGCACGATAGGCCGGGTGCGGGCTGCGGGGGCGCAGTTCGACGTCGACCTGGTGCCGGCGCTGCCGCGCAGCGCCCAGGGGCATCCAGTGATCTTCCAGGCGGGCGACTCGCCGGACGGCCGGGACTTCGCGGCGCGCAACGCGGACGTCATCTTCTCCGCGCACGGGCGGGACTTCGACGACGCGCTCGGCTTCGCCGAGGACATCCGGCGACGGCTGCGCGCGGCGGGACGTCCGGAGGACGCGCTGCGCATCCTGCCCGCCACGGAGATCGTCATCGGCGCGACCGAGAAGGAGGCGGAGGAGAAGGCCCGCTGGGTGCGCCTGGAGCAGGTCACCCCGGCGACGGCCCTGGCCGTCGCGAGCCGGCTGTGGAACCTGGACCTCTCGGAGCGCGACGCGGACGGGCCGCTGCCCGCGGAGGACCCGGTCGTCGAGGAGAACACGGGCGCGTTCGGCTCGGCGCGGATCGCGGACCCGCGGGGCGTGGTGGCCGAATGGCGGGCCAGGGCGGAGGCCAACGGCTGGTCGCTGCGGGAGACGGTGATCGAGCTCGGTCCCCAGCGGGGTCACGTCGGCACGGCCGCCGGACTCGCCGAGAAGTTCGCCCGCTGGGTGCGGCACGGGGCCCTGGACGGCTTCAACATCTCGCCGTACCTGATCCCGGACGGCCTGGACGACATCGTGGACCTGCTGGTCCCGGAGCTCCAGGAGCGCGGGGCGTACCGCACGGCGTACACGGGGACGACGCTGCGGGAGCACCTCGAGCTGCCGCCCCTGGCCTGA
- a CDS encoding LLM class flavin-dependent oxidoreductase, whose translation MPHPALHLAVEIDGDGAHPAAWRRAAHAPGELLTPRRTAQVAAVAENAGFTLVTLDDSVLPPASAAVGGPAGRIGAVERAAFIAASTSVIGVAPVLATTYAEPFHVSTRIASLDHVSVGRAGWVLGVEESAEAARAWGRPRVEGEPALRREALDGLQVARDLWDSWEDDAVIRSVATSRYLDRERLHYVDFEGETYSVKGPAIVPRPPQGRPVVLAPAGLVPPGLVDVALVEGSSPAVLGEAAAASGAPLAFAELEVALDTPGETAAERIADLDRFAAWDEGAGRPPGRLRYTGSAQGLADLLEELSAVVDGVRLHPLVLDEDLAVLSRLVLPELFVRRIAARPLPGTTLRTTLGLPRPESRFATTASASATAASATTPATTREGNR comes from the coding sequence ATGCCTCACCCTGCCCTGCACCTGGCCGTCGAGATCGACGGCGACGGTGCCCATCCCGCCGCGTGGCGCCGCGCCGCCCACGCCCCCGGAGAGCTGCTGACGCCGCGCCGGACCGCCCAGGTGGCGGCCGTCGCCGAGAACGCCGGCTTCACCCTGGTCACCCTCGACGACTCCGTCCTGCCGCCCGCCTCGGCCGCCGTCGGCGGACCCGCGGGGCGGATCGGGGCGGTGGAACGGGCCGCGTTCATCGCCGCGTCCACCAGCGTGATCGGCGTGGCGCCGGTCCTCGCGACGACCTACGCCGAACCGTTCCACGTCTCGACCCGGATCGCCTCGCTCGACCACGTCTCGGTCGGCCGGGCCGGCTGGGTGCTCGGGGTGGAGGAGAGCGCCGAGGCCGCCCGCGCCTGGGGACGGCCCCGGGTGGAGGGCGAGCCGGCGCTGCGCCGCGAGGCGCTGGACGGACTCCAGGTGGCGCGTGACCTGTGGGACTCGTGGGAGGACGACGCCGTCATCCGGTCCGTCGCCACGAGCCGCTACCTCGACCGCGAGCGGCTGCACTACGTCGACTTCGAGGGCGAGACGTACAGCGTGAAGGGCCCGGCGATCGTGCCGCGTCCCCCGCAGGGCAGGCCGGTGGTCCTGGCGCCCGCCGGGCTCGTCCCGCCCGGGCTCGTGGACGTGGCCCTGGTCGAGGGCTCCTCGCCCGCGGTCCTCGGCGAGGCCGCGGCCGCCTCCGGGGCGCCGCTGGCGTTCGCCGAGCTGGAGGTCGCCCTGGACACCCCGGGCGAGACGGCCGCCGAGCGGATCGCGGACCTGGACCGCTTCGCCGCCTGGGACGAGGGCGCGGGCCGGCCGCCCGGCCGGCTGCGGTACACCGGCTCCGCGCAGGGGCTGGCCGATCTGCTGGAGGAGCTGAGCGCCGTGGTCGACGGGGTGCGGCTGCACCCGCTGGTGCTCGACGAGGACCTGGCGGTGCTCTCCCGGCTGGTGCTCCCCGAGCTGTTCGTACGCCGGATCGCCGCGCGGCCGCTGCCGGGCACCACCCTGCGCACCACCCTCGGACTCCCCCGGCCCGAGAGCCGCTTCGCCACCACGGCCTCCGCCTCCGCGACCGCCGCCTCCGCCACCACGCCCGCCACCACCCGGGAGGGGAACCGATGA
- a CDS encoding nucleosidase — translation MELSGEITAGRPLLVLAVKEEAQYLDTDLPILLTGMGKVNAATALSTVLARGPRPSEVVNLGTAGALRPGMTGTHVVGTVIQHDLDGALLATLTGETYGEPLSLPAGGDVVLATGDAFISDEAARERLAARAALVDMEGYALATAACLAGVPVRLVKHVSDEAGEGAARSWRESVAECARALADWAAANTAYRA, via the coding sequence ATGGAACTCTCGGGTGAGATCACGGCCGGCCGTCCCCTGCTCGTCCTCGCGGTCAAGGAGGAGGCGCAGTACCTGGACACGGATCTGCCGATCCTGCTCACGGGCATGGGCAAGGTCAACGCGGCGACGGCGCTCTCCACCGTGCTCGCCCGCGGGCCGCGCCCCTCCGAGGTCGTCAACCTGGGCACGGCGGGCGCGCTGCGCCCCGGCATGACCGGCACCCACGTCGTCGGCACGGTCATCCAGCACGACCTGGACGGCGCGCTGCTCGCCACCCTCACCGGCGAGACCTACGGGGAGCCGCTCAGCCTGCCGGCCGGCGGCGACGTCGTCCTCGCGACCGGTGACGCGTTCATCTCGGACGAGGCCGCGCGGGAGCGGCTCGCGGCCCGGGCCGCCCTGGTGGACATGGAGGGGTACGCCCTGGCCACCGCAGCCTGCCTCGCCGGGGTCCCGGTCCGGCTGGTGAAGCACGTCAGCGACGAGGCGGGCGAGGGCGCGGCCCGCAGCTGGCGCGAGTCGGTCGCCGAATGCGCCCGCGCGCTCGCGGACTGGGCGGCGGCGAACACGGCGTACCGGGCGTAG
- a CDS encoding vWA domain-containing protein — translation MTAADRVTGLVRALRAHGFGIGTGETVDAGLALEAVGFEDRERMRAALAATLLHGEDRRPVFDRVFDLYFPLVEALPGEAGAEDGGRRDGERADGDPADGGAARPPAEAAEAADPARLREQLRERLAAALATGDDAALNRLAGEAVGGLGGYGSSPGSDGWSSYQTLSRLRPETLLARIRAMLREGDAGEPEFADRLTDDEIRKRIEDFRDRVRTEARRRVAERQGRDRVARRAVGTTPDRIDFLLAGRDQLDELRRTVRPLARLLATRLAARRRRAARGEIDLRRTLRRSLSTGGVPMRPVLRRRRPGRPELVLLCDVSGSVAGFAHFTMLLVQALHDQFSRVRVFAFVNRTDEVTDLVARDRADPAGLGARILAEATVTGWHGQSDYGTALDEFTERYADALGPRTVVFVLGDARTNHSDPRLPALELIASRARRVYWLNPEQRSLWSTGDSVAHTYAEIVDMRPCRDARQLGELIGRLLPV, via the coding sequence GTGACCGCCGCCGACCGGGTCACCGGCCTGGTGCGGGCGCTGCGGGCGCACGGCTTCGGGATCGGCACCGGCGAGACCGTCGACGCGGGCCTCGCGCTCGAGGCGGTCGGCTTCGAGGACCGGGAGCGGATGCGGGCCGCGCTCGCGGCGACGCTGCTGCACGGCGAGGACCGGCGGCCCGTGTTCGACCGGGTCTTCGACCTGTACTTCCCGCTCGTCGAGGCCCTGCCCGGAGAGGCCGGGGCGGAGGACGGCGGGCGGCGGGACGGCGAACGTGCGGACGGCGACCCGGCCGACGGCGGCGCGGCCCGCCCTCCGGCCGAGGCCGCCGAGGCCGCCGATCCCGCCCGCCTGCGCGAGCAGCTGCGCGAACGGCTCGCCGCCGCGCTCGCCACGGGCGACGACGCGGCGCTGAACCGGCTGGCCGGCGAGGCGGTGGGCGGGCTCGGCGGATACGGCTCCTCCCCCGGGTCGGACGGCTGGTCCTCGTACCAGACGCTCTCCCGGCTGCGGCCCGAGACGCTGCTCGCCCGGATCCGGGCGATGCTCCGCGAGGGCGACGCGGGGGAGCCGGAGTTCGCCGACCGGCTGACCGACGACGAGATCCGCAAGCGCATCGAGGACTTCCGCGACCGGGTGCGGACCGAGGCGCGCCGCCGGGTGGCCGAGCGCCAGGGCCGGGACCGGGTGGCCCGCCGGGCGGTCGGCACCACGCCCGACCGGATCGACTTCCTCCTCGCCGGGCGGGACCAGCTCGACGAGCTGCGGCGTACGGTGCGGCCGCTGGCCCGGCTGCTCGCGACCCGGCTCGCGGCGCGCCGCCGCCGGGCCGCGCGGGGCGAGATCGACCTGCGCCGCACCCTGCGCCGCTCGCTGTCCACCGGCGGCGTGCCGATGCGCCCGGTGCTGCGGCGGCGACGGCCCGGACGGCCCGAACTGGTGCTGCTGTGCGACGTCTCGGGTTCCGTCGCGGGCTTCGCCCACTTCACGATGCTGTTGGTGCAGGCGCTGCACGACCAGTTCAGCCGGGTCCGGGTCTTCGCCTTCGTCAACCGGACCGACGAGGTGACGGACCTGGTGGCCCGGGACCGGGCGGACCCGGCCGGGCTCGGCGCGCGGATCCTCGCGGAGGCGACCGTCACCGGCTGGCACGGGCAGAGCGACTACGGGACGGCACTCGACGAGTTCACCGAGCGCTACGCGGACGCACTGGGCCCGCGTACCGTCGTGTTCGTGCTCGGGGACGCCCGGACCAACCACAGCGACCCCCGGCTCCCGGCGCTCGAACTGATCGCCTCCCGGGCCCGCCGGGTGTACTGGCTCAACCCCGAGCAGCGCTCCCTGTGGTCGACCGGCGACTCGGTCGCCCACACCTACGCGGAGATCGTCGACATGCGGCCCTGCCGTGACGCGCGGCAGCTCGGGGAGCTCATCGGCCGGCTGCTCCCGGTCTGA
- a CDS encoding AAA family ATPase has translation MTTGYFHSVDEVAERLAATGYLASPAVATTVFLADRLGKPLLVEGPAGVGKTELAKAVAEVAGANLVRLQCYEGVDESRALYEWNHAKQLLRITAGRGESWDETRTDIFGEEFLLPRPLLTAIRSEEPTVLLIDETDKADVEVEGLLLEVLSDFQITVPELGTVSATRRPFVVLTSNASRELSEALRRRCLFLHIGFPEEELERRIVRSKVPGIDEALTSSVVRVVGALRAMDLRKAPSVAETVDWARTLLALGADAVSDEVVRSSLGVILKHQEDILKAAAKLDLDTL, from the coding sequence ATGACGACCGGGTACTTCCACTCCGTCGACGAGGTCGCCGAGCGGCTCGCCGCCACCGGCTACCTGGCCTCGCCCGCCGTCGCCACCACCGTCTTCCTCGCCGACCGGCTCGGCAAGCCGCTGCTCGTCGAGGGGCCCGCCGGAGTCGGCAAGACCGAGCTCGCCAAGGCGGTCGCCGAGGTCGCCGGAGCGAATCTGGTGCGGCTCCAGTGCTACGAGGGCGTCGACGAGTCCCGCGCCCTCTACGAGTGGAACCACGCCAAGCAGCTGCTGCGGATCACCGCCGGCCGCGGCGAGAGCTGGGACGAGACCCGCACCGACATCTTCGGCGAGGAGTTCCTGCTGCCCCGCCCGCTGCTCACCGCGATCCGCTCCGAGGAGCCGACCGTGCTGCTGATCGACGAGACCGACAAGGCCGACGTCGAGGTCGAGGGGCTGCTCCTGGAGGTGCTGAGCGACTTCCAGATCACCGTCCCCGAGCTCGGCACCGTCTCCGCCACCCGCCGCCCCTTCGTCGTGCTCACCTCCAACGCGAGCCGCGAGCTCTCCGAGGCCCTGCGGCGCCGCTGCCTCTTCCTCCACATCGGCTTCCCCGAGGAGGAGTTGGAGCGGCGGATCGTGCGGAGCAAGGTGCCCGGCATCGACGAGGCCCTCACCTCCTCGGTGGTCCGCGTGGTGGGCGCGCTGCGCGCGATGGACCTGCGCAAGGCGCCCTCCGTGGCCGAGACCGTCGACTGGGCCCGCACCCTGCTCGCGCTCGGCGCGGACGCCGTGTCCGACGAGGTCGTGCGCAGCAGCCTCGGCGTGATCCTCAAGCACCAGGAGGACATCCTGAAGGCGGCGGCCAAGCTGGACCTGGACACGCTGTGA